A window of Candidatus Cloacimonadota bacterium genomic DNA:
GAAGCATGATGTATCCCCAGCCGTAATAACCTTCGTCGTGAGGATTTGTTCTGGCATTTTCCAGGATCTTCTCATTCTCTTCCGCAATCACAAAAGTATCTCCACCTCGAATTTTGTGTGTATTTATTTGAGAAATCGTCAGATTCACATCTCGTTCTTCCGGTCCAGTCACATAGATCAAAGGATAATTGCGATAAGCCCGATCAAACAAGTCGTGTTCATCAACGACTTCTTTGAACAATTTCGTTGCTTCTTTAGAAAGATTGAAAGGAAATGATTTCGTAAAAATGTAATTGGTCAAAGCAGTCGAA
This region includes:
- a CDS encoding glutamine--fructose-6-phosphate aminotransferase; this translates as STALTNYIFTKSFPFNLSKEATKLFKEVVDEHDLFDRAYRNYPLIYVTGPEERDVNLTISQINTHKIRGGDTFVIAEENEKILENARTNPHDEGYYGWGYIMLPKTGDTLMTAFSATIVLQLLALRMSVKKLTKLDRLGIMDHGVHPDVPKNVSKSITVD